The following DNA comes from Alienimonas californiensis.
AAAGATCCTCGACTGCTGCGCCGCTGCCGGGGCGGAGACGCTGTGCGGTCCGGTCCACTCGGCCCTCGGCCAGTTCAGCGAGGCGTCGCGGACGGAGGAGGAGTGGAAGCGGGCGGTCGACGTGCTGTCCGTCGTCGCGGATCACGCCGAGGACGTCGGCGTCACCATCGCCGTCGAAGCGATCAACCGGTTCGAGTGTTACTTCGTCAACTCGCAGCAGGAGGTCGCCGACTTCGCCGCCGCGATCGACAAGCCGGCCCTCGGCTGCATGTACGACACCTTCCACGCGAACATCGAGGAGAAGGACCCCGCCGCGGCCCTGCGGCACGCCGCCAGCCAACTGCGACACGTCCATATCTCCGAGAACGACCGCAGCACCCCGGGCGAGGGGCAAATCCGTTGGGAGGAGACGTTCGCCGGGCTCAAGGAGATCGGCTACGACGGCTGGCTGGTCATCGAGGCCTTCGGCCTGGCGTTACCGCAGTTGGCGGCCGCCACCCGCATCTGGCGGCGGATGTTCCCGTCGGAGGAGCACCTGGCCGTCAACGGCCTCGCCTTCATGAAGAAGCATTCTTCCTAATAATTCGCCGTACGTTTGCCTCCCGGACGCTTCACGCGTCCGGGAGGCTCCTGATCATCAAAAAAAGCGCCCATGTCCGGCCGTCCCCCCGCCCGTGAACTGCCCCCGCCGACGATCCGCACCAAGGACGGCTGGCACTGCCTGCACGCCTACTTTCAGGTGCAACCCGGTCGGCACGAGATCGACCGCGATCGTCTGCTCGCCGCGCTGAACCCGGAGGCGGAGCACGCCCCCCAGCGGCTGCAAACCTACGCCGTCACCGGCCATCGGGCGGATCTGGGCGTGATGACGATGGACCCGGACCCGCTGCGGCTGGACGCCGTATTGCAGGAGGTCCGGGCCGCCGCCGGTCAGGCTCTGCGGCCAAGTTATTCGTTCGTCTCGATCAGCGAGGTCAGCGAATACGTGCCCAGTGTGGAGCAGTTCGCCGAGCGGCTGAAGCGCGAGGGCATGGGCGAGGACAGCCCCGGCTACGCCGCCCGCGTCGCCGGGTACGAAAAGCGTCTACCGGCGATGAACGTGCAGCGGCTCACGCCGGAGTTCCCGGAGATGCCGGTGCACTGCTTCTACCCGATGAACAAGATTCGCGACCCGCACGCCAACTGGTACACGCTGCCGTTCTCGCGCCGCAGCGAACTGATGGCGGAGCACGCAACCAGCGGCATCAAGTTCGCCGGCCGGGTTTCTCAGCTCATCACCGCCAGCACCGGCTTCGACGACTGGGAGTGGGGCGTGACGCTGTGGGCCCGCTCGCCGGAGGACGTCAAGGAG
Coding sequences within:
- a CDS encoding sugar phosphate isomerase/epimerase family protein translates to MKYGLNLLLWTPEVTADHAPLLADIKRWGYDGAELPMFSGDEAAGKALGKLCDDAGLARTAVTVCTPENNPISPDATVRAAATDHLKKILDCCAAAGAETLCGPVHSALGQFSEASRTEEEWKRAVDVLSVVADHAEDVGVTIAVEAINRFECYFVNSQQEVADFAAAIDKPALGCMYDTFHANIEEKDPAAALRHAASQLRHVHISENDRSTPGEGQIRWEETFAGLKEIGYDGWLVIEAFGLALPQLAAATRIWRRMFPSEEHLAVNGLAFMKKHSS
- the hemQ gene encoding hydrogen peroxide-dependent heme synthase, translating into MSGRPPARELPPPTIRTKDGWHCLHAYFQVQPGRHEIDRDRLLAALNPEAEHAPQRLQTYAVTGHRADLGVMTMDPDPLRLDAVLQEVRAAAGQALRPSYSFVSISEVSEYVPSVEQFAERLKREGMGEDSPGYAARVAGYEKRLPAMNVQRLTPEFPEMPVHCFYPMNKIRDPHANWYTLPFSRRSELMAEHATSGIKFAGRVSQLITASTGFDDWEWGVTLWARSPEDVKEIVYTMRFDAASANYAEFGPFYVGYVLPAEECLKHVRL